The following coding sequences lie in one Maribacter forsetii DSM 18668 genomic window:
- a CDS encoding riboflavin synthase subunit beta, with translation MLTIFGIGNMRHFSILSNFEVMGMLSKITRLRKNRSFEYNPRYYDGKGKGNPFKMEPKFDQFRSTLNTSRGLKRKINSAIEDSKRKGDRNLKIRMAFIIAVLVFIFLYIIDFDLTIFFTS, from the coding sequence ATGTTAACAATTTTTGGCATTGGTAACATGCGCCATTTTTCTATTTTAAGTAACTTTGAAGTTATGGGGATGTTGAGCAAAATAACGCGGTTACGAAAAAATAGGTCATTTGAATACAATCCTAGGTATTATGATGGCAAAGGAAAAGGGAATCCGTTTAAAATGGAACCTAAGTTCGACCAATTTCGTAGCACATTAAATACATCTCGAGGATTAAAAAGAAAAATCAATAGTGCAATTGAAGATTCTAAAAGAAAAGGAGATCGCAACTTAAAGATTAGAATGGCTTTTATAATTGCAGTACTGGTTTTTATTTTTCTTTATATCATTGATTTTGACCTCACAATTTTCTTTACTTCATAA
- the ribH gene encoding 6,7-dimethyl-8-ribityllumazine synthase, which yields MATVNKNLSVYDKATIPNANGLRFGIVVSEWNSEITEGLYSGAIEALLDCGAQESDIIRWDVPGSFELTFGSKKMIKSLKVDAVIAIGSVIQGETKHFDFVCDATAQGIKDLNVITDVPVIFCVLTDNNMQQAIDRSGGKHGNKGTEAAIAAIKMAVLGNK from the coding sequence ATGGCTACAGTAAATAAAAATTTATCGGTTTACGATAAGGCAACAATCCCAAACGCGAACGGACTTCGGTTTGGGATTGTTGTTTCAGAATGGAATTCAGAAATAACAGAGGGTTTATATTCTGGTGCAATAGAAGCTTTGTTAGATTGCGGAGCACAAGAATCTGATATTATCCGTTGGGATGTTCCTGGTAGTTTTGAGCTTACTTTTGGTTCAAAGAAAATGATCAAGAGTCTTAAGGTCGATGCAGTTATTGCCATTGGAAGTGTTATACAAGGCGAAACCAAACATTTCGATTTTGTTTGTGATGCTACCGCTCAAGGCATAAAAGACTTAAATGTTATTACTGATGTACCGGTTATATTTTGTGTACTTACAGATAATAACATGCAACAAGCCATAGATCGTAGTGGTGGTAAGCATGGAAACAAAGGTACTGAAGCCGCTATTGCAGCCATAAAAATGGCAGTTTTAGGTAATAAGTAA